The region CATCGTCTCAATAACTTTCCAGCCCAGCTTTCTGGAGGGGAGCAACAGCGAGTCTCCATTGCACGCGCGGTAGCTAAAAATCCTAAAATTCTCCTTTGTGATGAACCAACTGGAGCCTTGGATTATCAGACAGGCAAGCAAGTCTTGAAGATTCTCCAAGACATGTCTCGTCAAAAGGGAGCGACGGTAATCATCGTGACTCACAATAGCTCGCTAGCTCCTATCGCAGATCGGGTGATTCACATGCGTGATGCCACTGTTATGAGAGTAACAATCAATGCGCATCCACAGGCTATCGATACATTGGAGTATTAGCATGAAAAAAACATACCGAAAAGACTTGCTCCAGTCGGTGACTGCTTCCAAGGGACGCTTTGCTTCTATCTTGACCTTGATGATGCTGGGTTCTTTAGCCCTAGTTGGCCTCAAAGTGGCCAGTCCAAACATGGAACGTACTGCAGAAGATTATCTCCGTAAAGGAAATACCTTGGATCTGGCCGTGATAGCTGATTATGGCTTGGATAAAAAGGATCAAGACGAACTAAAGACCCTTCAAGGAGCAAGTGTTGAGTTTGGCTATATGGCAGACCTAACCGTTGAAAATAGTGAAGAAGCGGTTCGACTTTATTCTAAGCCAGAGGGAATTTCAACTTTTCAAGTGACAGAAGGGCGACTGCCAGAAGCTGATGAGGAAATTGCCTTGGCAGATTTCTGGAAAGACCGCTATCAGATTGGGCAAACTATCACCTTTAGCAAGAAAGAAGAAGGGAAGACCGTCATAAAATCCCAATCTTTCACCATTACTGGATTTGTTCAGTCGGGTGAGATGCTTTCTCAAGAAGACTTGGGAGGGGCTAGTAGTGGAAATGGAAGCTTGACTGGTTATGGAGTGATTGTAGCTAGTCAGTTTGATACAGAAGTGTACAGTATTGCGCGTGTGCGCTATGATGATTTAAAAAATTTGGATGCTTTTTCATCAGACTATAGAAGCAAACGAGATCAACATCAGGAAGCATTGCAAGACTTGCTGGCTGATAATGGTCAAAAAAGATTGGCAAGTATCAAAGCAAATGGGCAAAAGAGCTTGGATGATGGAAAAGAGCAGCTCCAAACAGCTGAAAGTAACCTTCAAAAAGGCAAGAGTCAGTTAGAACAGGCTGAAAGTCGATTGAAAACTCAAGAAGAACAAGTGACCGCTTTTCCTGAGCCTCAAAAGAGTCAAGCCAAGGAGCAATTGACAAAATCTAAGAAAGAATTGGCTACAGAAAAAGAAAAAATGGCTCAGACAGAGAGTAATCTAGACAAGGAAAAAGAGAAGCTTGAACAACGACAGAAAGAGCTTGATGAACTGGCAGAGCCTACTTACCATGTATACAACCGCCAAACCATGCCAGGTGGTCAAGGCTATCTCATGTACAGTAACGCTTCAGCAAGCATTCGTTCCGTCGGGAATATCTTCCCCGTGGTGCTTTATATGGTCGCTGCAATGGTGGCCTTTACAACGATGACTCGCTTTGTAGATGAAGAACGCACCAATGCTGGTATTTTTAAGGCTCTAGGTTACCGAAATCGAGATATAGTTGCCAAGTTTGTTCTCTATGGTTTTCTTGCAGGAACTGTAGGTACTATCTTAGGAACACTTCTAGGACATTATCTCCTTGCAGGAGTGATTTCAGATGTTATAACTGCTGGGATGGTCGTTGGAAAAAGCCAGGAGTATTTTTACTGGTCTTATAGCCTCTTTGCCCTAACCTTAAGTTGGGTATCCAGTGTTTTGCCGGCTTATCTGGTGGCACGGAGGGAATTACACGATGAAGCAGCCCAACTCTTGCTTCCCAAACCTCCCGTTAAAGGATCAAAGATTTTGCTGGAACGGTTGAGCTTTATATGGAGTCGTTTGAGCTTCACTCATAAGGTTACTGCGCGAAATATTTTCCGTTATAAGCAACGGATGTTGATGACCATTTTTGGAGTTGCGGGTTCGGTTGCTCTCCTATTTGCAGGTCTTGGCATTCAGTCTTCTGTGGGAGGAGTTGTCGAGCGTCAATTTGAACAAATCCAGCAATACCAGATGATTGTAGCGGAAAAGAGCAGTGTAACGGAGCAAGAAAAAGTAGACCTAGAAAGTGCCTTGCAATCTGAGTCTATCCATGCTTATCAAAAAATTTACTCTAAATCCATTGAAAAAGATTTCAAAGGAAAAACAGGACTTCAGACTATCACCATAATGGTCACAAGCCGAGAAAATTTCAAACCCTTTATCGCACTAGAGGAAAATGGCCAAGAGGTGCAGGTCACAGATGGAGCAGTCGTAAGTCAAAAACTAGCTCAACTAGCAGGTGTTACGGTTGGAGATAAGCTGGAGCTTGATGGAAAAGAAATCAAGGTATCGGCTATTTCTGAAAACTATGTTGGACACTTTGTTTATCTCAACCGAGCGACATACGAACAAGTCTACGGTACCAGTCCACAAGACAATACCTACCTAGTAAAATTAAAAGAGCCAACACCATCCAATACGGAGAAAGAAGCTGCGGCCTTTATGAAAAAAACTGCTGTTTCTGGGGTGGTCCAAAATGCAACGGCTATCCACCTCTTTGAATCTGTAGCCAATTCTCTCAATAAAACCATGGCAATCCTTATCCTTGTTTCCGTCTTGCTAGCCATTGTCATTCTTTACAATCTCACCAATATCAATGTGGCAGAACGTATCCGTGAACTTTCGACCATCAAGGTTCTCGGTTTCCATAATAAAGAAGTGACCCTCTATATCTACCGCGAGACCATGGTGCTGTCTTTTGTGGGGATTGTTCTCGGTTTGGTGGCCGGCTACTATTTACATCAATTTTTGATTCAAATGATCTCACCTGCCACCATACTTTTTTATCCACGAGTCAGCTGGGAAGTCTATGCTCTTCCAATCGTCGCAGTGACTGTGATATTAGCCTTACTGGGTCTCTTTGTCAATCATCACTTGAGAAAGGTGGATATGCTTGAAGCTCTGAAATCAGTAGAGTAGGTCAAGTTTTTAAACAGTAAATCAGTTGACAAAGTCTCTGCTTCTTGGTAGAATAAGAACTGTCGTAAAGACAAATAACTTCTTCTTGGTTGCAGGCATGCCAACCTGTCACTCGGATGAAGCCAAATAAAAAGGAGAAACATCATGGCAATCTCAAAAGAGAAAAAAAATGAAATCATCGCACAATATGCACGTCACGAAGGTGATACAGGTTCAGTAGAGGTTCAAGTTGCTGTCCTTACTTGGGAAATCAACCACCTTAACGAACACATCAAACAACACAAAAAAGACCACGCTACTTACCGTGGATTGATGAAAAAAATCGGTCGCCGTCGTAACTTGCTTGCATACTTGCGTAAAAACGACGTTAACCGTTACCGTGAGTTGATCAACTCTCTAGGACTTCGTCGCTAATTCAAGATACAAAGGCCGTCAAAAGCACAAAGCAAAAATAGGAAAATTGACGAAGAAACTTCAGTTTCTAGGAGATTTTATCTTTTTTGCCAAGTGCTTAGGCCGTGTTCAATTGAGCATATCTTGATAATGAAGCTACTCTAAAATGGGTAGCTTTTTTACTTTTGTCACCTTACCTTGGTATGATCAAGTATTATCTTTGGTTACGGTTCCTAGCACTGTAAGGTAAAATAAACCAGAATGATTTCCCTTCGGGGAGATTTTTTTGTTTCACTAAAAATTTTGTACAATCTTCGGCTTGTCGCCTAGTCTATAAACGTTTTATACAGCAAGAATAAAGCTTTCTGATTTCAGAGAGCTTTTTGTTTTTATCCGCTTGCTTAGGCCGTGTTCAATTGAGCATATCTTGATAATGAAGCTACTCTAAATTGGGTAGCTTTTTTGTATGGATTTTATCCCAATCTCAAATCAGCTCTCTAATTTTCAGAGGGCTTTTTTTATTGAGGTTTTATCGGTCACAATTTTGGAGACTACAAAAACTGCGGCGACGAAGTATGGAACAGTTTATGTGTTTTATCGGTCACAATTTTGGAGACTACAAAAACTTCTGGTCGTCCAGAGAAGTTACGAGCAAAGTTTTATCGGTCACAATTTTGGAGACTACAAAAACTTACAGTCACACCCATTAGTGTCAAACTGAGTTTTATCGGTCACAATTTTGGAGACTACAAAAACTTGCTTTTTCATCTCTTAAATTATTTTCTAGTTTTATCGGTCACAATTTTGGAGACTACAAAAACTATCGGTCGAGCACAGTTATCTCAGACATCGTTTTATCGGTCACAATTTTGGAGACTACAAAAACCTCAAATGGTATCAGCTAATGACACCATAAAGGTGCGTAGCTACTCGGCTTTTCAAGCCGAGTAGCTGTCTGCAAGCCCCTTCGGAGAGCCCACACTTTACGAAGTAAAGTATAGTATGTTATACTTTACATGGAAGTGGTCACCGAATTCCAGTTAGAAATTACTTTGTAACTACGTTTTGAGGAGGAGTAAAATGCTTTCCTATGTTCGACATTACCCACTAGCGATAGCTAAATTAATGTGTCTGTGCTCTCCTAAAATCTGCTGATTTATTACTGACCAATACAGGAGGTTTTTTTATGGGACAGACAATCATATCTGCTATTGGTGTTTATATTTCCACCAGTATCGATTATTTAATTATTTTATTTATTTTATTTGCACAGCTATCACAGAATAAACAAAAGTGGCATATTTATGCGGGTCAATATCTAGGCACAGGCTTACTTGTAGGGGCGAGTTTAGTTGCTGCTTATGTCGTTAATTTCGTACCTGAAGAATGGATGGTTGGATTGCTTGGTTTAATCCCTATCTATTTAGGGATTCGCTTTGCAATTGTTGGAGAAGGTGAGGAAGAGGAAGAAGAGGAAGAAATTATTGAAAGATTAGAAAAAAGCAAGGCAAATCAACTGTTTTGGACAGTTACATTGCTGACAATTGCGTCTGGCGGAGATAATTTAGGTATCTATATACCTTATTTTGCTTCGTTAGATTGGTCACAGACCCTCGTGGCGTTGCTTGTGTTTGTAATCGGCATAATTATCTTATGCGAGATTAGTCGGGTGTTATCCTCTATTCCGTTAATATTCGAGACAGTTGAAAAATACGAGCGAATCATTGTGCCCTTAGTATTCATTCTACTTGGACTATACATCATGTATGAAAATGGCACGATAGAGACTTTTCTGATCGTGTAGATTTTTTTGTTTCACTAGGATTTTAGCCCGGGCTCAAATCAGCTCTCTGATTTTCAGAGGGCTTTTTATGTTGTCACCTTACATCGATATGCTCAAGTATAAATTTCGGTTACGGTTCTTAGCACTGTAAAACCAACTATATTCATTTTTCTCAGCTTGTTACATAGTTAAAAATATGGTATACTTTTCATGAGAATTTTCTAAATTTTTAAGATTCTATCAAAGGAGGTTTGCATGCTTTCCAAATTTTCTGGAAGCCGACAAGACCAGCAATTTGTGTTACTTTTAGTTATTTTGCTAGGTATTTTAGGGATTTCTCTTTTTCTAGCAGTTTCAATGGGATCTGTTGCGATTGATCTAGGAGATACCTATCGGATTATTTTGAGCAGGTTAGGATTTTCTCTTGAGATAGGAGAGGTTTCCAAGTCTACTCTTGCCATTGTATGGAACATGAGATTCCCCCGAGTATTGTTAGGTCTGATAGTAGGAGCAGGCCTTTCTATGTGTGGTAGCGTGATGCAGTCTACAGTGAACAATCCCATCGCAGAGCCTTATGTCTTAGGAATATCTGCGGGTGCAACTCTAGGTGCAACCTTGAGCATCATTTTTGGTTTAAAAGTGATGATTAGCCTTGGAGCTTTTCTTGGAGCTATTTTGGCAACAATTGCTGTCCTCATCATTGCCTCTATGCAGGGAAGGATGACGACTTCCAGTCTGATTTTATCAGGAACGGTGGTCAACGCTCTCTTTCTGGCTTTTTCAAACTTTATTATCTCAGTTGGCGCTAATGCGGATAGTGTGATGACCATTAAGTTTTGGACCATGGGTTCGCTCGCTGGGACTTCTTGGGCAGACTTGGTCCTGCCAACTATAGTAGTAGGAATAGCCTTTCTATTTTTCTCTACTCAGTATCGTGTTTTCAATGCGATGATGATGGGAGATGAGGCTGCTTTAACTTTGGGGATTCCCTTACGCTTTTATTGGTATCTTTATGTGACAATGGTGGCTGTGCTGACAGCAGTCTTGGTGGCAACCTGTGGGATTATTGGATTTGTCGGTCTGATTACTCCACATTTAGCTCGAGGGTTAGTAGGAACGAATTACAAGAGGCTTTTTCCTGTTGCAACCTTGCTAGGTGCCCTCTTTGTCATTTGGGCAGACGTACTCTCTCGTATCGTCATTCCAAACGCAGAGCTTCCTATTGGTATTTTCACAGCCTTGGTAGGTGCTCCCTTCTTTATCTACATTGTTGGAGGTAGGCGAAGGGAGGTGAGGATCTGATATGGACTTGATTTGTCAGGATATCCATTTTGGACTAGGAGAGAAAAAAATCCTTAAAGGAGTCTCTCTTAAGGTTAAAGGGAATCAATTTCACACGATATTAGGACCAAATGGAAGTGGAAAAACCAGTCTACTTAAACTCCTCTATCGTCAGGAAAAGGCGGACAAAGGTTTGATAAGCCTAGATGGAAAGCCTCTGGAACAATGGATGCTCAAAGAAACAGCCAAGCAAATGGCAGTTGTGACCCAGTTTAATCAACTGCAGTTTGATTGTACAGTTGAAGAAATCGTCTTGCTGGGAAGAACTCCCCACCTCTCTTTTTTACAGAAGGAAAGGGAAAGAGATTTTACACTCGTTCAAGATGCCCTCGTTAAGGTGGATATGCTCGAGAAGAAAACTCGTCTCTATTCGTCTCTGTCAGGGGGAGAAAAACAGCGAGTCTTACTAGCCCGCGCCTTGGCGCAAGAACCGACTCTTTTACTCCTAGACGAACCAACCAATCACCTGGATATCAGGTATCAGCTAGACTTGTTGGCCATTGTGAAAAATCTCAAGGTCAATGTTCTAGCTGTCCTACATGATATTCAACTTGCTTGTCGCTATTCGGATTATCTCTATTTGATGAAAGAGGGAGAAATCCTTTACCAAGGTACTCCAAAGGAGACCATCACCCCTGAGTCATTGCAAACTGTATATGGAGTTCAAAGTCAGGTGACTTGGACCGAGGATCAGCAAGCTATGATTCACTATTTATAAGAATGAAAAGGAAAACAAGATGAAAAAAACACTCAGTATTTTACTCGTGACAGTAGCTACCTTAACTTTGGCAGCTTGTGGTAACACTACTACAGAAAAAGCTACCACACAGTCTAGCACAGAAACAAGTCAAAAGGCGAGCACAGAGACGACTTATCCACTAACGGTCAAAACCTATGACGCGAAAGGGAATGAAGTCGAACAAGTCTTTGGCAAGGTACCTGAAAAAGTTATCACCAACAATCTTTCAACCACTGAAATCTTATTGGAGTTGGGGTTGAAGGATAAAATTGTTGGCATGCTCAATCCAGACAATGCTGTGACGGACAAATACAAGGATGCGATTGCGACTATTCCTCAAATTGGGGATAAAAAAACAGTCTCACAAGAGACAGTCCTTTCTTATGAGCCAGACGCTGTGATGGGTCGAAATATGATGTTTTCTGAAAAATCCTTGGGGACAGTTAGCACTTGGAATGAAAACAAAATCCCAGTTTATACTCAAAAAGCTTCTCTCTCAACAATTCAGCAAGATTTGGGGAATATCGTAGAAGATGTCAAAAATCTGGGAATGATTTTTAATGTTCAGGACAAGGCCAATGAATACGCAGCCCAATTACAAACTAAAATTGACGTTGTTAAGAAAGCAAACACAGTAAGTCAAGGTGAAAAGAAAAAGGCTTTGATTATGGTTGCTTATAATGATGAAACCTTCGGTGCCTACAAGTCTGCTTTGCAAGAAAGTTTGTTGAACCAACTTGGTTATACAAACGTTGCTACGGGGACATCAGGCTTGACCTTGGAAAATCTCGTGTCAATGGATCCTGAATTGATTATCTATGTAACCAGCGACCGCAATAAAAAATTGGATGAAAAAGCAGTAGAGTTGATGAAGGCAAATGCTGTTTTGGAAAGCGTTCCTGCTATTAAGAATCAAAAGATCATGACCATCTCTTACGATGAGTTGATGGATTATGGTCCAGCAGTGATTGATTCCCTTGAGAAAATCAATGACTTTATCAATAAATAATGAGTTTGATTGGGAAGGAATCCAAGTCAAGGTCAGCCTTCCTTCGATCTATGATCCCAATCAAACCTATCCAGTTATTCTCTTGAATGATGGAAACTTGGATTTTCTATCTTCCCTTTCCGAATCTGTGATTTTAGTGGGCTTGACCTCTAAAAATCGCCTAGACGACTACACTCCCTGGAAGGCATCTGCTCTGAGAGATAGGGCTCCAAATTTTGGTGGTCAGGCAAATGCCTATCATGGTCATTTATTTGGTGGTCTTTTAGACAGGTTGCAGTCGCTTTATCGCCTGGACAAAAATCGCCTTGCCTATGGGGGTTACTCACTAGGTGGTTTGGTGGCAGTCTACAGTCTTTTCAGCTTTGACAAGGTTTCCTGTGTCTTCTCCATCTGCGGTTCCTTTTGGTATCCTGATTTTGTGACTTACTGCAAGGCAGAGACAGTGAAAAATCTAGACTGTTTGCTGTATTTACAGAATGGTCAATCAGAAGGAGCATACCATACTAATCGCTTGGCTCAAGCACCAGTCTATGCTGAGCAGATTCATACCAGTCTTCAGAAATGCTATCCGAACGGTCAGTTTGTCTTTGACCCTTATGGACACCATGAACAAGTGGCTGAACGATTTTTAGCCTTTTCTAGCTGGTTGGCCCAAAAATGGAAAATCGAATAAAAGAGTTATCCCTTGGCTTTTGCCAAGGGATTGTTGTATTTGTTTAACCAAGGTTTTCTCTCTTTTTATCTGGATTCCATACGAAGCTCGCGATAAAGCTAAAGATGATAGTTAGGATAGCGAGGATAATGGCAAGGATGAGGGCAGGGATGCGGATAAACCACCAGAGTGGGTTTGGTTTTTTATCATTGTGCCATTGTTTCGTTTCTTGGTCCAGACGTTGGAATTCTGTTTGGATACGATTGGCGACTGTTTCAATGCCTTCATCATTCATTTTCTTGATATCTGAGATATCGATTGGATTTCCAAAGTTCATATCGACACGTTCACGGCTAACTAAGCCCTTCAAAGTCATGGGACCTGTGTAGGTAACCGGCATGATACGTACCTTGGCCATTTTGGCAATCAGGGCAACTCCACCCTTGACATCGTTTGAGTGACGGCTCCCACTTGGAAACATGATGAGAGAGCGGTCACTTTTTTTGAGGACATTGATAGGATATTTGATGGCTGAAGCACTAGGATTTTCACGGTCGATAGGAAAGGCCCCACACATACGAATCCACCAACCAAAGATACGGTTGGTAAAGAGCTCTTTTTTTGCCATAAAGATAAATTGTTTTGGCTTGGTCGCAAAGGCCATGTAAACAGGATCCCACCAGGTACGGTGTGGCGCAACCAGAATATAATTTTCATCTTGATTAGGAATTTTATCAGTATTATGATAATGGGCATTGCCATTGATGGACCATAGGAGCAAGACAACCAATCCACGTAAATAAGTATAAAACATGCGATCTCCTTCGATTCTTTTCTTGTTATTATTATACCTTATCAAAGGAGGGCTGGCAAACTTTTCCCTTGACTAGGTGCATATTTGGGATGAGATTAGAATTCTTTTAGAAAAAATGATATGATAGAATTTATGGATAAAAATAAGATTATGGGATTAACCCAAAGAGAAGTCAAGGAAAGACAGGCTAAGGGCTTGGTCAATGATTTTACTGCATCGGCCAGTACTAGCACTTGGCAAATCGTTAAACGAAATGTCTTTACCCTTTTTAACGCTTTGAACTTTGCCATTGCTTTGGCACTTGCCTTTGTGCAGGCTTGGAGCAATCTGGTCTTCTTTGCCGTTATCTGCTTTAACGCTTTTTCTGGAATTGTGACCGAGTTGCGGGCTAAACACATGGTGGACAAGCTCAATCTCATGACCAAGGAAAAGGTTAAGACTATTCGTGATGGCCAAGAAGTGGCTCTGAATCCTGAAGAATTGGTGTTAGGAGATGTCATTCGTTTGTCTGCTGGAGAGCAAATTCCCAGTGATGCCTTGGTTTTGGAAGGCTTTGCGGAAGTCAATGAAGCCATGTTAACGGGGGAAAGTGATTTGGTGCAAAAGGAAGTGGATGCCTTGCTTTTGTCAGGAAGTTTCTTGGCCAGTGGGTCAGTTTTAGCTCAAGTTCACCATGTAGGTGCAGACAACTATGCTGCCAAACTTATGCTGGAAGCCAAAACAGTGAAACCCATCAACTCCCGTATCATGAAATCGCTGGATAAACTAGCCGGTTTTACTGGGAAGATTATCATTCCCTTTGGTCTAGCTCTCTTGCTAGAAGCCTTGCTTTTAAAAGGCTTGCCTCTCAAGTCGTCCGTTGTAAATTCATCGACAGCTCTTTTGGGAATGTTGCCTAAGGGAATCGCCCTTTTGACCATTACTTCGCTCTTGACTGCGGTGATTAAGCTGGGCTTGAAAAAGGTTTTGGTGCAGGAGATGTATTCTGTTGAGACCTTGGCACGCGTGGATATGCTCTGTTTGGACAAGACGGGCACCATCACCCAAGGAAAGATGCAGGTGGAGGCTGTTCTTCCTTTGACCGAAGAGTATGGAGAGTCAGCGCTTGCTAGCATCTTGGCCAGCTATATAGCCCATAGTGAGGATAAAAATCCAACAGCTCAAGCTATTCGAAAGCGTTTTGTGGGAGAAGTTACTTATCCTATGATTTCGAATCTCCCCTTCTCGAGCGACCGCAAGTGGGGAGCTATGGAGTTAGAAGGTTTGGGAACAGTTTTCTTAGGGGCGCCTGAGATGTTGCTGGCTTCTGAGGTCCCAGAAGCCAGAGAGGCCTTGGAGAGAGGTTCACGTGTCTTGGTCTTAGCTCTCAGTCAGGAGAAATTAGACCATCACAAACCACAAAAACCATCTGATATTCAGGCTCTAGCCTTGCTGGAAATCTTGGACCCGATTCGAGAGGGAGCAGCAGAGACGCTGGACTATCTCCGTTCTCAGGAAGTGGGGCTCAAGATTATCTCTGGTGATAATCCAGTCACTGTTTCAAGTATTGCCCAAAAAGCAGGTTTTGTAGACTATCAGAGCTATGTAGATTGTTCGAAAATTACGGATGAGGAATTGGTTGCTATGGCTGAGGATACAGCTATTTTCGGACGTGTTTCCCCTCATCAAAAGAAACTCATCATTCAAACACTGAAAAAAGCGGGGCATACAACAGCTATGACAGGGGATGGAGTTAATGATATCCTGGCTCTTCGTGAGGCAGATTGTTCTATCGTGATGTCTGAGGGAGACCCAGCGACTCGTCAGATTGCCAATCTGGTTCTCTTGAACTCAGACTTTAATGATGTTCCTGAGATTCTCTTCGAGGGTCGTCGTGTAGTCAATAACATTGCCCACATCGCCCCGATTTTCTTGATAAAGACCATCTATTCTTTCTTGCTCGCAGTTATCTGTATCGTCAGTGCTTTACTAGGTCGATCTGAGTGGATCTTGATTTTCCCCTTCATTCCAATCCAGATTACCATGATTGACCAGTTTGTGGAAGGTTTCCCACCATTCGTTCTGACTTTTGAGCGAAATATCAAACCTGTCGAGCCAAACTTCCTCAGAAGATCCATGCTTCGTGCTCTACCAAGCGCTCTCATGGTCGTCTTCAGCGTCCTGTTTGTGAAAATATTTGGAAGTAGTCAAGGTTGGTCTGAGTTAGAAATCTCAACCCTACTCTATTATCTCTTGGGGTCAATTGGTTTCTTATCTGTATTTAGAGCCTGCATGCCATTTACCCTATGGCGTGTCCTCTTGATTGTTTGGTCAGTAGGTGGTTTCCTGGCTACGGCTCTTTTCCCGAGAATTCAAAAACTGCTTGAAATTTCAACCTTAACAGGACAAACTTTACCTGTTTATGGTGTCATGATGTTGGTCTTTACCGTAATTTTCATCCTGACTAGTCGCTATCAAGCCAGAAAATAAAGAAAGGCTGCAATCTGTGGATTGCGGTCTTTTTAGGTACAAGATTACCAGCTGAAATGTGGTATAATAAGGGGTAATAGAGTTTGGAAAGTGAGAGAAGATGATTTCAAAGAGATTAGAATTAGTGGCTTCCTTTGTGCCCCAGGGAGCCATTTTGCTAGATGTGGGAAGTGACCATGCTTATCTGCCTATCGACTTGGTCGAAAGAGGCCAAATCAAAAGCGCCATTGCAGGTGAGGTTGTGGAAGGTCCCTACCAATCTGCGGTCAAAAATGTTGAGGCTCACGGCCTAAAGGAGAAAATTCAGGTTCGTTTAGCCAATGGCTTGGCAGCTTTTGAAGAGCCTGACCAAGTGTCGGTCATCACCATTGCAGGTATGGGCGGCCGTTTGATTGCTAGGATTTTAGAAGAAGGCTTGGACAAGTTAGCTAATGTAGAGCGGTTAATCCTCCAACCTAATAATCGTGAAGACGACTTGCGCATTTGGTTGCAAGACAATGGGTTTCAGATTGTAGCTGAAAACATCTTAGAAGAAGCTGGCAAGTTTTACGAGATTTTGGTGGTGGAAGCAGGACAAATGAATCTATCAGCCAGTGATGTTCGCTTTGGTCCCTTCTTGTCCAAAGAGGTCAGTCCAGTCTTTGTCCAAAAATGGCAAAAAGAAGCTGTTAAGCTAGAGTTTGCCTTCGGACAAATCCCAGAAAAAAATCTGGAGGAACGTCAAGTTCTAGTAGATAAAATTCAAGCCATCAAGGAGGTTCTCCATGCTAGCAAGTGAAGTAATTAACGCATATGAAGCCTTTTGCCCTCAGGAATTTTCCATGGAGGGAGACAGTCGTGGCCTACAAATTGGCACTTTGGACAAGGATATCCAAAGTGTCATGGTTGCTCTGGATATTCGTGAAGAAACGGTGGCAGAGGCCATTGAAAAGGGTGTGGATTTGATTATCGTTAAGCACGCGCCGATTTTCCGTCCGATAAAGGACTTGGTTGCTAACCGTACACAAAATCAGATTTACATTGATCTGATAAAGCATGATATCGCAGTTTATGTCAGCCATACCAATATTGACATCGTTGAAAATGGTCTCAATGATTGCTTCTGTCAGATGTTAGGTATTGAGGAAACGACCTATCTTCAGGAAACAGGTCCAGAACGTGGAATTGGTCGTATTGGGAATATTCAGCATCAGACCTTTGGGGATTTTGCCCAGCATGTCAAGCAAGTCTTTGGCCTAGATAGTCTTCGAATGGTGCATTATCAAGAGAGTGATTTGCAGAAGCCTATCTCAAGAGTGGCCATCTGTGGTGGTAGTGGGCAGTCTTTCTATAAGGATGCTTTAGTTAAAGGAGCGGATGTCTATATCACTGGTGATATTTACTACCACACTGCCCAGGATATGTTGTCTGATGGCTTGCTAGCATTGGACCCA is a window of Streptococcus mitis DNA encoding:
- a CDS encoding Nif3-like dinuclear metal center hexameric protein, which produces MLASEVINAYEAFCPQEFSMEGDSRGLQIGTLDKDIQSVMVALDIREETVAEAIEKGVDLIIVKHAPIFRPIKDLVANRTQNQIYIDLIKHDIAVYVSHTNIDIVENGLNDCFCQMLGIEETTYLQETGPERGIGRIGNIQHQTFGDFAQHVKQVFGLDSLRMVHYQESDLQKPISRVAICGGSGQSFYKDALVKGADVYITGDIYYHTAQDMLSDGLLALDPGHYIEVLFVEKIAAFLSQWKEEKDWDIDILPSQASTNPFHHI
- a CDS encoding tRNA (adenine(22)-N(1))-methyltransferase, whose protein sequence is MISKRLELVASFVPQGAILLDVGSDHAYLPIDLVERGQIKSAIAGEVVEGPYQSAVKNVEAHGLKEKIQVRLANGLAAFEEPDQVSVITIAGMGGRLIARILEEGLDKLANVERLILQPNNREDDLRIWLQDNGFQIVAENILEEAGKFYEILVVEAGQMNLSASDVRFGPFLSKEVSPVFVQKWQKEAVKLEFAFGQIPEKNLEERQVLVDKIQAIKEVLHASK
- a CDS encoding cation-translocating P-type ATPase; the encoded protein is MDKNKIMGLTQREVKERQAKGLVNDFTASASTSTWQIVKRNVFTLFNALNFAIALALAFVQAWSNLVFFAVICFNAFSGIVTELRAKHMVDKLNLMTKEKVKTIRDGQEVALNPEELVLGDVIRLSAGEQIPSDALVLEGFAEVNEAMLTGESDLVQKEVDALLLSGSFLASGSVLAQVHHVGADNYAAKLMLEAKTVKPINSRIMKSLDKLAGFTGKIIIPFGLALLLEALLLKGLPLKSSVVNSSTALLGMLPKGIALLTITSLLTAVIKLGLKKVLVQEMYSVETLARVDMLCLDKTGTITQGKMQVEAVLPLTEEYGESALASILASYIAHSEDKNPTAQAIRKRFVGEVTYPMISNLPFSSDRKWGAMELEGLGTVFLGAPEMLLASEVPEAREALERGSRVLVLALSQEKLDHHKPQKPSDIQALALLEILDPIREGAAETLDYLRSQEVGLKIISGDNPVTVSSIAQKAGFVDYQSYVDCSKITDEELVAMAEDTAIFGRVSPHQKKLIIQTLKKAGHTTAMTGDGVNDILALREADCSIVMSEGDPATRQIANLVLLNSDFNDVPEILFEGRRVVNNIAHIAPIFLIKTIYSFLLAVICIVSALLGRSEWILIFPFIPIQITMIDQFVEGFPPFVLTFERNIKPVEPNFLRRSMLRALPSALMVVFSVLFVKIFGSSQGWSELEISTLLYYLLGSIGFLSVFRACMPFTLWRVLLIVWSVGGFLATALFPRIQKLLEISTLTGQTLPVYGVMMLVFTVIFILTSRYQARK
- a CDS encoding lysophospholipid acyltransferase family protein; amino-acid sequence: MFYTYLRGLVVLLLWSINGNAHYHNTDKIPNQDENYILVAPHRTWWDPVYMAFATKPKQFIFMAKKELFTNRIFGWWIRMCGAFPIDRENPSASAIKYPINVLKKSDRSLIMFPSGSRHSNDVKGGVALIAKMAKVRIMPVTYTGPMTLKGLVSRERVDMNFGNPIDISDIKKMNDEGIETVANRIQTEFQRLDQETKQWHNDKKPNPLWWFIRIPALILAIILAILTIIFSFIASFVWNPDKKRENLG
- a CDS encoding alpha/beta hydrolase; its protein translation is MTLSINNEFDWEGIQVKVSLPSIYDPNQTYPVILLNDGNLDFLSSLSESVILVGLTSKNRLDDYTPWKASALRDRAPNFGGQANAYHGHLFGGLLDRLQSLYRLDKNRLAYGGYSLGGLVAVYSLFSFDKVSCVFSICGSFWYPDFVTYCKAETVKNLDCLLYLQNGQSEGAYHTNRLAQAPVYAEQIHTSLQKCYPNGQFVFDPYGHHEQVAERFLAFSSWLAQKWKIE